In the genome of Parus major isolate Abel chromosome 2, Parus_major1.1, whole genome shotgun sequence, one region contains:
- the GORASP1 gene encoding Golgi reassembly-stacking protein 1, with product MGLGSSSEGPGGGAEGFHVHGVQENSPAQQGGLEPFFDFIIAIGHTRLNKENNMLKDLLKANAEKAVKLEVYNIKTMKIREVEVIPSNMWGGQGLLGASVRFCSFQGANEHVWHVLDVEPSSPAALAGLQPYSDYIVGSDQILQESEDFFSLIESHEGKPLKLMVYNTEADSIREVVVTPNGAWGGEGSLGCGIGYGYLHRIPTQSVTSKKKPESKPPSPSPEAGTPVPSTNGYTETPLLAPTSQNDISETVMNLDHSTEQEMSGYSPESSLSPPPPLQRVMDPGFLDMSGISVSEFTSLTDRSSMSPSASFNVPAAGASVGPETLMPNSEASAYFENASTLDPEGLTLYPEGSGKQPTLDDLLPSIPSLPSLDLPHDISSKTTLGTDADNQESKLLVNSTESSLTTAPETPEHEAASEQKGEAAAQDPE from the exons ATGGGGCTGGGATCCAGCTCCGAGGGTCCCGGCGGCGGCGCCGAGGGCTTCCACGTGCACGGG GTCCAAGAGAATTCCCCAGCCCAACAAGGAGGACTGGAACCTTTCTTTGATTTCATCATTGCCATAGGACACACAAGGCTT aacaaggaaaacaaTATGTTGAAAGACCTGCTGAAGGCAAATGCTGAGAAAGCAGTGAAGCTGGAGGTGTATAACatcaaaacaatgaaaatcCGAGAGGTGGAGGTGATCCCCAGTAACATGTGGGGAGGACAAGGCCTCCTTGGAGCCAGCGTGAGGTTCTGCAGCTTCCAGGGAGCCAATGAACACGTGTGGCACGTTCTG GACGTTGAGCCTTCGTCTCCTGCGGCTCTGGCTGGTCTCCAGCCATACAGTGACTACATTGTTGGATCTGATCAGATTCTTCAGGAG TCAGaggatttcttttccctgatTGAATCCCATGAGGGGAAGCCACTGAAGCTGATGGTTTATAACACTGAAGCAGATTCCATCCGAGAGGTAGTTGTGACTCCCAATGGAGCTTGGGGTGGAGAAGGAAG TTTAGGATGTGGTATTGGATATGGCTATTTGCACAGAATTCCAACACAGTCCGTGACATcaaagaaaaagccagaaagCAAACCACCTTCACCCTCACCAGAAGCTGGAACTCCTGTGCCATCCACTAATGGTTACACAGAG ACTCCATTGTTGGCACCTACCTCTCAGAATGACATCTCTGAAACAGTTATGAACTTGGATCATTCCACAGAGCAAGAAATGAGTGGTTACTCACCAGAAagttctctttctcctcctccccctctccaGAGAGTTATGGATCCAG GCTTTCTAGATATGTCTGGAATTTCAGTTTCTGAGTTCACAAGCTTAACAGACAGGTCCAGCATGTCCCCATCTGCCTCCTTCaatgtgccagcagcaggggcttCTGTAGGCCCTGAAACACTAATGCCAAATAGTGAAGCCTCTGCTTATTTTG aaaatgcCTCAACTTTGGACCCTGAAGGTTTAACCCTGTATCCTGAAGGATCAGGCAAGCAGCCCACACTGGATGACCTCCTGCCTTCAATTCCATCTTTACCTTCTCTTGATCTTCCTCATGacatttcttcaaaaacaaCACTAGGAACTGATGCTGATAACCAGGAATCCAAGCTGCTTGTGAACAGCACTGAGAGCTCATTAACCACAGCTCCAGAGACACCAGAGCACGAAGCAGCAAGTgagcagaaaggagaagcagccGCACAAGATCCTGAGTGA